CACATCATCGTCACCCTCGCAATAAAGTTCCTTCCACCGTCTGTTATGCGACCGACCGAGCTTCCATTCGGAATGTTTCACCTCGGCTGAGCATCGCCCATACGACACGGGCCGTCTTGTTGGCCATCGCCACCAGAACAATATTGGCTGTGGCGGGCGGTCGACGACGAAGGTGAAGTGCTGGACTTCCTGGTTCAGAGCCGGCGTTGCGCTCGATCGGCGAGGAGATTGCTGCGAAAGCTTCTGAAGAACCAGGGCTTTGCGCCGAAGCGCATCACTACGGACAAGCTCAAATCGTACCCAGTCGCCATCCGCCATAAGCGGCTTTGCACGGTCCATGATCAGGGCTTGCGAGCGAATAATCGGGCTGAAACCTCCCACCAGCCGGTTCGGCGGCGAGAACGAAAGCAGCAGCGGTTTCAAGTCGCCGGGATCAGCCCAACGCTTCCTCCCGATCCACGCCGCCGTCCAGAACGCCTTCTACATCCAACGCCACCTACTACCTCGCAGCATCTTCAAAAAGTTTCGGGCCGAGAGGTTCGACGTTTGGCGGCTTAGCTGCGCTGCGGTCTGATCCATGGTACGGCGCATTGCATCCGGCCGACGCAGTTAATGTGTCAATGCCCTGGTAGCTCCATGAACGGCGGCGGCCTCTCACGGCATTGACAATGCCGTCACGCCTGATTGCGGCCCCTTAGCGGATGACCTCATCGATCGCCACCGGTTGGATCGGCGGCCGCGGCGCGAAATACGCGTATTCGTCCAGCGGTACGCCAAATCGGTCGTGGAGAAGCGCGGCCACCAGCGGGGTGCAGTAGCGGCCCTGACAGGGCCCCATGCCGAGCCGGGTCCCACGCTTGATCTCGCTCATCGACGGCCGGCCGGCGCCGATTTGGGCCTCGACGTCGCCGAGCGTCACCTCCTCGCAGCGGCAGACGATCGTCTCCGCGTCGGCCAGTTGGATATCGGGCCGTGGGGCGGCGAACAGTGTCCACAAGGCGGACTGAAACCGACGCTGGCGCGCCAGGGATCGCCGCGCCGCCTTCCGTTCCCGCGCCGCCGCCGCCGTGACCGCCCCCCCGGCCGCCTCGATCGCCGCCACACCGGCGATGATACCTTCGGCCATCGCGGCCTGAGCCCCGCCGAGACCACAGCAATCACCGACCGCGAACACCCCGGCGACCGACGTCCGGCAGTCGGCGTCGCGCCGGGTCACCAGCTGCCCGCGTGACCTATCGTAATCGTGGCGGCAGCCAAGCAGACGCGAAATCTCATTCGACGGCAGGAAGCCGTAGCCCATGAGCACTGCGTCGCCATCGAATTCCGCCACCGGCCCGTGCTGTCGCGGCAAATAGGCGGAAATCGATGCGCGGAGTCCGTCCGCGCTCTTGTCGACGCGTGACAGGGCATGACCATAGAGAACCGGGATCCTGGCCCGGGCCAGGTCGCGCCGATAGCGCAACCCCCGCCGCACCAGGCCGGGGGCATTGCGCACCATCGCCCACAGCGCCGCTGCCGAATGTATCGCCGGTCGCCCCGC
This sequence is a window from Alphaproteobacteria bacterium. Protein-coding genes within it:
- a CDS encoding IS6 family transposase, translating into MLDFLVQSRRCARSARRLLRKLLKNQGFAPKRITTDKLKSYPVAIRHKRLCTVHDQGLRANNRAETSHQPVRRRERKQQRFQVAGISPTLPPDPRRRPERLLHPTPPTTSQHLQKVSGREVRRLAA